Proteins encoded together in one Bactrocera neohumeralis isolate Rockhampton chromosome 4, APGP_CSIRO_Bneo_wtdbg2-racon-allhic-juicebox.fasta_v2, whole genome shotgun sequence window:
- the LOC126756251 gene encoding thioredoxin-related transmembrane protein 1 yields MSEMELRTRSKSSLSRGCLNVFSIYLVIFSTFTAFTSLWAHVDELDLDEDLATQTNSLIELNEDNWQLMLRGEWMVEFFAPWCPACKNLAPTWERFAKTAKDLRVSVAKIDVTTSPSLSGRFFVTALPTIYHVKEGEFRQYRGSRDGDALMLFLKQKQWQKLEPISAWKKPDTIHMSILSYFFKLSHTLKDFNVRLQEEYGLPTWGSYALFAIGTIFIGAGLGLLLVCVVDFLYPPKKSQRQSFSEFKEKSAGSDGIEDLAADEIEDENDLADEQDDDEDDDDDDDDDDDEDNNEEQDDENVDGAGAEEDDAAGTSDGEKNSNASESDEPESEKDIKKSAGDGNTQTQAFIDKEKKEMSSTSPAEVRKRKPRKAD; encoded by the exons ATGTCAGAAATGGAGTTACGTACACGTTCTAAATCAAGCCTTTCACGGGGTTGTTTAAACGTTTTCTCAATATATTTGGTCATATTTTCTACATTTACTGCATTCACATCCCTATGGGCACATGTTGACGAATTGGATTTAGATGAAGACTTAGCAACACAAACAAATTCCTTAATAGAGTTGAATGAGGATAATTGGCAATTAATGCTACGCGGCGAATGGATGGTGGAATT CTTTGCTCCATGGTGCCCTGCTTGCAAAAATCTTGCGCCAACATGGGAACGCTTTGCTAAAACTGCAAAGGATCTGCGTGTAAGTGTGGCCAAGATTGACGTTACCACCTCTCCATCCTTAAGTGGGCGTTTCTTTGTTACCGCTCTGCCAACAATTTATCA CGTTAAAGAAGGCGAATTCCGTCAATATCGGGGTTCACGCGATGGCGACGCTTTAATGTTGTTCCTTAAACAAAAGCAATGGCAAAAACTTGAACCAATTTCAGCATGGAAGAAACCTGACACCATACACATGTCTATACTATCGTACTTCTTTAAATTATCGCACACTTTGAAG GATTTCAATGTACGCCTCCAGGAAGAATACGGTCTGCCAACTTGGGGTTCATACGCGCTCTTCGCCATCGGTACCATATTCATTGGCGCCGGTTTGGGCTTGTTACTCGTTTGTGTTGTCGACTTTTTATACCCACCAAAGAAATCGCAACGTCAAAGCTTCTCcgaattcaaagaaaaatctGCTGGTTCAGATGGCATAGAAGACTTAGCTGCTGATGAAATTGAGGATGAAAACGATCTAGCTGATGAGCAGGATGATGATGAagatgacgacgacgacgacgacgatgatgatgacgaaGACAACAATGAAGAACAAGATGATGAGAATGTCGATGGGGCTGGTGCAGAGGAAGACGATGCCGCTGGCACTTCGGATGGTGAGAAAAACTCAAACGCCAGTGAGTCAGATGAACCAGAAAGTGAGAAAGATATCAAGAAATCGGCTGGCGATGGTAATACACAGACACAGGCATTCATTGATAAAGAGAAGAAGGAAATGAGCAGCACTAGTCCGGCTGAGGTGCGTAAACGCAAACCACGGAAAGCTGATTAA